One window of Flavobacterium ammonificans genomic DNA carries:
- the uvrC gene encoding excinuclease ABC subunit UvrC — translation MTPPSIALQIQTLPDNPGVYQYYDKDGKILYVGKAKNLKKRVSSYFNKIHDTAKTNVLVKKIVTIKHIVVPTETDALLLENNLIKTLQPRYNVLLRDDKSYPWLCIKKEPFSRIFSTRRMVKDGSEYFGPYTSFKTVHTILDLIKELYPLRTCNYDLSANNIESGKFKVCLEYHIGNCKGPCEGYETIAEYQKQVDAIREILKGNFKESMKDFKRLMVELAQEMRFEEAQKIKEKIEVLENYQSRSTIINPKITNIDVFSIVSDESAAYVNFLQISHGSIIRSHTMEIKKKLEETDEELLELAIIELRERFQLLSKEVIVPFEVDLGENIKITVPQLGDKKQILDLSIRNAKFYRIEQLKQLQIVDPDRHVNRIMAQMQKDLRLPVEPRHIECFDNSNIQGTNPVSACVVFKDGKPSKKDYRHFNIKTVEGPNDFASMEEVVYRRYKRLLDENQPLPQLIIIDGGKGQLSSALKSIDDLGLRGKITIIGIAKRLEELFYPGDSIPLYLDKKSETLKVIQQLRNEAHRFGITHHRDKRSKAALNSSIESIPGIGEKTMTTLIQHFKSVKRLKLATEKEISEVVGLSKAKKITDFYTTK, via the coding sequence ATGACGCCACCAAGCATTGCTTTACAAATACAAACCCTGCCGGACAATCCGGGTGTCTACCAATACTACGATAAGGACGGGAAGATTTTGTATGTGGGCAAAGCCAAAAATCTAAAAAAAAGAGTTTCTTCTTATTTTAATAAAATTCACGATACTGCCAAGACGAACGTTTTAGTCAAGAAAATTGTAACCATCAAACACATCGTTGTTCCTACCGAAACCGATGCGCTTTTGCTGGAAAATAATTTAATTAAAACCTTGCAACCGCGTTATAATGTGTTGTTGCGAGATGACAAAAGTTACCCTTGGTTGTGCATTAAAAAAGAACCTTTTTCTCGTATTTTTTCTACCCGAAGAATGGTCAAAGACGGTTCGGAATATTTTGGACCCTATACTAGTTTCAAGACCGTGCATACCATTTTGGATTTGATTAAAGAATTGTATCCGTTGCGCACTTGTAATTACGATTTGAGTGCCAATAATATCGAAAGCGGCAAGTTCAAAGTCTGTTTAGAATATCATATTGGTAACTGTAAAGGCCCTTGTGAAGGCTACGAAACGATTGCCGAATACCAGAAACAAGTCGATGCAATTCGCGAAATTCTCAAAGGTAATTTCAAAGAAAGCATGAAAGACTTTAAACGCTTGATGGTTGAACTAGCGCAAGAAATGCGTTTTGAAGAAGCCCAAAAAATCAAAGAAAAAATAGAAGTCCTCGAAAATTACCAGTCGCGCTCTACGATTATCAATCCGAAAATTACCAATATTGATGTGTTTTCGATTGTTTCTGACGAAAGTGCTGCCTATGTCAACTTTTTGCAAATTTCTCATGGTTCGATTATTCGTTCCCATACGATGGAAATCAAAAAGAAATTGGAAGAAACCGACGAAGAATTGTTGGAATTAGCCATTATCGAATTGCGAGAGCGTTTCCAGTTGTTGTCCAAAGAAGTCATCGTTCCTTTTGAAGTTGATTTGGGAGAAAATATTAAAATTACCGTTCCTCAATTGGGCGACAAAAAACAAATATTAGATTTATCTATTCGTAACGCCAAGTTCTACCGAATTGAGCAGTTGAAACAATTACAAATTGTTGATCCAGATCGCCACGTGAACCGAATTATGGCACAGATGCAAAAAGATTTGCGTCTGCCTGTAGAGCCACGCCACATTGAATGTTTTGATAACTCCAATATTCAGGGAACGAATCCTGTTTCGGCATGTGTGGTTTTCAAAGACGGCAAACCAAGCAAGAAAGACTACCGTCACTTCAACATTAAAACGGTCGAAGGACCGAATGACTTTGCCTCCATGGAAGAGGTGGTCTACAGAAGGTATAAGCGTCTTTTGGACGAAAACCAACCCTTGCCTCAATTGATTATTATTGACGGAGGAAAAGGGCAATTGTCTTCGGCATTGAAAAGTATTGATGATTTAGGTTTAAGAGGAAAAATTACTATTATTGGAATTGCCAAACGCTTAGAAGAGTTGTTTTATCCCGGCGATTCGATTCCGCTCTACCTCGATAAAAAGTCTGAAACGCTCAAAGTAATTCAGCAATTGCGTAACGAGGCCCACCGTTTTGGGATTACTCATCACCGTGATAAGCGAAGTAAGGCGGCTCTCAATTCGTCCATAGAATCTATCCCAGGCATTGGCGAGAAAACGATGACCACTCTAATTCAGCACTTTAAAAGTGTTAAAAGATTAAAATTAGCCACCGAAAAAGAAATTTCTGAGGTGGTAGGGTTGTCAAAAGCCAAAAAAATTACCGACTTTTACACTACCAAATAA
- a CDS encoding 5-formyltetrahydrofolate cyclo-ligase: MTKTELRTQYKALRKNLSETEIEEKSLAIANSVLALDIWDKTYFHVFLPIEEQKEVNTEFLLHLLSGKDKEIVISKSDFTTRKMTHFLLTDNTKIKKNEYNIPEPVDGIEVPSSKIQVVFVPLLAFDTKGNRVGYGKGFYDQFLAECQSETIKIGLSFFEAENTITDVFEKDIRLDFCITPKNCYRF; the protein is encoded by the coding sequence ATGACAAAAACCGAATTACGCACACAATACAAAGCCTTACGCAAAAATCTTTCAGAAACCGAAATCGAAGAAAAAAGTTTGGCTATTGCCAATAGCGTATTGGCACTTGATATTTGGGATAAAACTTATTTCCATGTTTTCTTACCTATTGAGGAACAAAAAGAAGTCAATACCGAATTCTTACTCCACTTGCTTTCTGGAAAAGACAAAGAAATTGTGATTTCGAAATCCGATTTTACAACGCGAAAAATGACCCATTTTCTATTAACGGACAATACCAAAATAAAGAAAAACGAATATAATATCCCAGAACCTGTAGACGGAATTGAAGTACCATCATCTAAAATTCAAGTCGTTTTTGTGCCACTGTTAGCTTTCGACACTAAAGGAAATCGGGTGGGTTATGGCAAAGGATTTTACGATCAATTTTTAGCAGAATGCCAATCCGAAACTATCAAAATTGGACTTTCTTTTTTTGAAGCCGAAAACACCATAACTGACGTTTTTGAAAAAGACATTCGTTTGGATTTTTGTATTACTCCAAAGAATTGCTACCGCTTTTAA
- a CDS encoding transglycosylase domain-containing protein — protein MRFNKKKIAITLGVLLVLFASSLATFYYFRDEILKITLEKVAVKMERDFDSKFTIKTATFDGISAVNIIDVVLAPKNADTLFRIQKMKTSISFWHLLIGDVQLGTLEIQNGLVQLIKKGNVRNFDAFLKKNKTQEVSTEKRDYAALAKRIIFRLLNLVPSDMDIKNLVFKLDDNGKKATIDIKKLVLDGGDLESVIYVKTNTFAQRWRIAGEADPRYRTADIQFFNMDGGPIKVPYFDERFNLISSFDSIRLNVENIESDGDEFHIDGYSSIANLKVNHPKIASKDVIIRNARFDYRLLLGEDFISVDSSSSVQLNKIKIQPYLAYETEEDTVYKMNIRIAKMPAQDFITSLPDGLFTNVQGMLASGNFDYKLDFMFNKNKPETIVFDSKLNKENLRIYRFGQANLSKMNGEFEYRAIIKNVRQRPVFVGPSNPDYTPLDQISPYLKKCVLTTEDPSFFRHRGFITEAFKQSIIKNIKTRKFSRGGSTISMQLIKNVFLTREKTLSRKLEEILLVYILENNRIVSKERMLEVYFNIIEWGPDVYGIGEASRFYFQKNPADLTFNECLYLATIIPSPKKFMYQFDDQGNLKGFALKNQRYLSNLMLRRGILTSSDSINPYSVSLSGNARSFLTIRKAQDTTGIAIDSIPPKEDFDFEFLETDEE, from the coding sequence ATGAGATTCAACAAGAAGAAAATAGCAATTACTCTAGGAGTTCTTTTAGTTTTATTCGCTTCCAGTTTAGCTACATTTTATTATTTCAGAGACGAAATTTTAAAAATTACTTTAGAAAAAGTTGCCGTGAAAATGGAACGTGATTTCGATAGTAAGTTTACTATAAAAACAGCCACTTTTGACGGAATTTCAGCTGTGAATATAATCGATGTGGTTTTAGCTCCCAAAAATGCCGACACTTTATTCCGAATCCAAAAAATGAAAACTAGCATAAGTTTTTGGCATTTGCTTATTGGCGATGTGCAATTAGGTACTTTGGAAATCCAAAATGGTTTGGTTCAATTAATAAAAAAAGGCAATGTTCGCAACTTTGATGCTTTTTTGAAAAAGAACAAAACTCAAGAAGTTAGCACTGAAAAAAGAGATTATGCCGCTTTAGCTAAACGAATCATTTTTCGCTTGTTGAATTTGGTTCCTTCGGATATGGATATCAAAAATCTGGTTTTCAAATTAGACGACAACGGGAAAAAAGCCACTATTGACATCAAGAAATTAGTTTTGGATGGTGGCGATTTGGAAAGTGTCATTTATGTAAAGACCAACACTTTTGCACAACGTTGGCGCATTGCCGGAGAAGCTGATCCAAGATACCGCACAGCCGATATTCAATTTTTCAATATGGATGGCGGACCAATAAAAGTGCCTTATTTTGATGAGCGTTTTAATCTAATTTCTAGTTTTGATTCTATTCGTTTAAACGTTGAAAATATAGAAAGTGATGGGGATGAATTCCATATTGATGGATACTCTTCGATTGCCAATTTAAAAGTCAATCATCCTAAAATTGCAAGCAAAGATGTAATTATTCGCAATGCCCGATTTGATTATCGTTTGCTGCTTGGCGAAGATTTTATTTCGGTGGATAGTAGTTCATCTGTTCAATTGAACAAAATAAAAATTCAACCTTATTTGGCCTACGAAACAGAAGAAGATACCGTTTATAAAATGAACATTCGCATCGCGAAAATGCCGGCACAAGATTTCATTACATCACTTCCTGATGGTTTATTTACTAATGTGCAAGGCATGCTGGCCAGTGGTAATTTTGATTATAAACTGGACTTTATGTTCAACAAAAACAAACCTGAAACTATTGTTTTTGACAGTAAATTGAATAAAGAAAATTTACGTATTTACCGTTTTGGTCAAGCCAATTTAAGTAAAATGAATGGCGAATTTGAGTACCGTGCCATTATTAAAAATGTACGTCAACGACCTGTTTTTGTGGGGCCTTCAAATCCTGATTATACACCTTTGGATCAAATTTCTCCGTACTTAAAAAAATGCGTATTAACCACCGAAGATCCTTCTTTCTTTAGACACCGCGGATTTATAACGGAGGCATTCAAACAATCGATTATCAAAAATATTAAGACGCGAAAATTCTCTCGAGGAGGCAGTACGATTAGTATGCAGTTGATCAAAAATGTGTTCTTGACTCGTGAGAAAACATTATCTCGAAAATTGGAAGAAATCCTGTTGGTTTACATTTTGGAAAATAACCGAATTGTTAGCAAAGAACGTATGCTAGAAGTCTATTTCAATATTATCGAATGGGGTCCAGACGTATACGGAATTGGCGAGGCGAGTCGCTTTTATTTCCAAAAAAATCCTGCTGATTTAACCTTTAACGAATGTTTGTACTTGGCTACTATTATTCCTAGTCCAAAGAAATTCATGTATCAGTTTGACGATCAAGGAAATCTGAAAGGGTTTGCTTTGAAAAACCAACGGTATTTGAGTAATTTGATGTTGCGCCGCGGTATTTTAACTAGTAGTGATAGTATCAACCCTTATAGCGTTTCGCTTTCCGGAAATGCGCGTTCGTTTTTAACGATTCGCAAAGCGCAAGATACCACTGGTATCGCTATCGATTCTATTCCTCCAAAAGAAGACTTTGATTTTGAGTTTTTGGAAACGGATGAGGAATAA
- a CDS encoding NADP(H)-dependent aldo-keto reductase: MKYTTIPNTEIKVSKICLGTMTFGEQNSEAEGHAQMDYALEQGVNFFDTAEMYSVPGRQETYGSTERIIGTWFKKTGKRDQVVLATKIAGPNPAFTYMREKVDFSPESIQYALDQSLQRLQTDYVDIYQLHWPERKANFFGQRGFKAQDDAWEDNIHEVLTSLEGFVKQGKIKHIGLSNETPWGLMRFLEEHKYHNLPKIKTVQNPYSLLNRSFEVGNAEVCLREKVGLLAYSPMAFGLLSGKFLNGQQHPTSRLALFPQMARYSSPQSAEATRLYNEIAQQNGLTLTQLALAFIEQQPFVTSTIIGATTMEQLKENIDTIQVKLSDEVLKAIDGIQAIIPDPAP, encoded by the coding sequence ATGAAATATACCACCATTCCTAATACCGAAATCAAAGTCAGTAAAATATGTTTAGGCACCATGACTTTTGGCGAGCAAAATTCAGAAGCAGAAGGTCACGCCCAAATGGATTATGCTTTAGAACAAGGGGTAAACTTTTTTGACACTGCCGAGATGTATTCGGTGCCAGGACGCCAAGAAACGTATGGTAGCACAGAACGCATTATTGGGACTTGGTTCAAGAAAACAGGAAAACGTGATCAAGTCGTTTTGGCTACAAAAATTGCGGGACCGAATCCTGCCTTTACCTATATGCGTGAAAAAGTTGATTTTTCGCCAGAGAGTATTCAGTATGCGTTGGATCAAAGTTTACAACGCTTACAAACGGATTATGTCGATATTTATCAATTGCATTGGCCAGAACGCAAAGCGAATTTCTTTGGGCAACGCGGATTTAAAGCGCAAGACGATGCTTGGGAAGATAACATTCACGAGGTGTTAACAAGCTTAGAAGGTTTTGTCAAACAAGGAAAAATCAAACATATTGGATTGTCTAATGAGACACCTTGGGGTTTGATGCGCTTCTTGGAAGAACACAAATACCACAATTTACCAAAAATCAAAACAGTCCAAAACCCCTATTCTTTATTGAATCGCTCTTTTGAAGTAGGAAATGCTGAGGTATGTTTACGCGAAAAGGTAGGCTTGTTGGCGTATTCTCCAATGGCTTTCGGACTTTTATCAGGCAAATTTTTGAATGGACAACAACATCCTACTTCAAGATTAGCATTGTTTCCTCAAATGGCACGTTATAGTAGTCCACAATCAGCAGAAGCCACTCGCTTGTACAACGAAATTGCCCAACAAAACGGATTGACTTTAACACAATTGGCTTTAGCATTTATTGAACAACAACCATTTGTAACGAGCACTATTATTGGCGCCACCACGATGGAACAATTAAAAGAAAATATCGACACAATTCAAGTAAAACTTTCTGACGAAGTATTGAAAGCGATTGATGGAATTCAAGCAATTATTCCTGATCCAGCACCTTAG
- a CDS encoding OmpA/MotB family protein, which yields MIKKISIGLLVLALSTSCVSKKIYTDLESKYTDLKKENRTLADENAALAKAKNQLELDGAALKTDLDQLRADHTKLKAEHEANLDKYKALEESYAALEKNSNESLESNMKKNRELLDELDEKAKALALEQEKLSKNAQRLQELEDMIAAKEASMKKLKETLSKALNSFEGKGLTVEQKNGKVYVSMENKLLFSSGSWAVSSEGKKAVVELGKVLGDNPDIAVLIEGHTDDDAFTASGPIGDNWDLSTKRATSIVGILSENKTINKQNLTAAGRGEFSPLASNETAEGKAKNRRIEIILTPRLDAIAEMLNEIN from the coding sequence ATGATCAAAAAAATTTCCATCGGATTGTTAGTATTGGCGCTAAGCACCTCTTGTGTGTCTAAAAAAATCTATACCGATTTAGAAAGTAAATACACTGATTTAAAAAAAGAAAACAGAACGCTTGCTGACGAAAATGCCGCTTTAGCGAAAGCTAAAAATCAATTGGAATTAGATGGTGCAGCTCTAAAAACAGATTTAGATCAACTTAGAGCAGATCACACTAAACTGAAAGCAGAGCACGAAGCAAATCTTGATAAGTACAAAGCGTTAGAAGAGTCTTACGCGGCGCTCGAAAAAAACAGCAATGAATCGTTAGAAAGCAACATGAAGAAAAATCGTGAATTGCTGGATGAGTTGGACGAAAAAGCAAAAGCATTAGCGTTAGAGCAAGAGAAATTAAGCAAAAATGCCCAACGTTTGCAAGAACTAGAAGATATGATTGCAGCTAAAGAAGCGAGCATGAAAAAACTAAAAGAAACCTTGTCTAAAGCGCTAAATAGTTTTGAAGGTAAAGGATTGACTGTAGAACAAAAAAACGGAAAAGTATACGTTTCTATGGAAAACAAATTATTGTTTAGTTCTGGAAGTTGGGCAGTAAGTTCAGAAGGAAAAAAAGCAGTAGTTGAATTAGGGAAAGTGTTAGGGGATAATCCTGATATTGCTGTCTTAATTGAAGGACATACAGATGATGATGCCTTTACCGCATCAGGGCCTATAGGTGATAACTGGGATTTATCAACTAAAAGAGCTACTTCAATTGTAGGTATTTTGAGCGAAAACAAAACAATAAACAAACAAAACTTAACAGCTGCAGGTAGAGGAGAATTCTCTCCATTAGCGAGTAATGAAACAGCGGAAGGAAAAGCTAAAAACCGTCGTATCGAAATTATTTTAACGCCAAGATTAGATGCTATTGCAGAAATGTTGAATGAGATAAATTAA
- a CDS encoding exodeoxyribonuclease III, with amino-acid sequence MKIISYNVNGIRAAISKGLLEWLQQANPDVICFQEIKAQADQVPTLDIELAGYPYHYWFPATKKGYSGVAILSKIKPNNIVFGTGIEHMDFEGRNIRVDFDDVSVMSLYLPSGTNAERLDHKFMYMDDFQNYINEIKKDVPNLVICGDYNICHEAIDIHDPIRNKNVSGFLPAERTWLDNFLKSGFIDSFRFLNKEPDNYTWWTMRFPTARLNNKGWRIDYCLVSEPLKNRIKRALILPEAKHSDHCPIMVEIE; translated from the coding sequence ATGAAAATCATCTCCTATAATGTCAACGGAATTCGCGCAGCAATTTCTAAAGGACTACTCGAATGGTTGCAACAAGCCAATCCAGACGTCATTTGTTTCCAAGAAATTAAAGCACAAGCTGATCAAGTGCCAACTTTAGACATTGAATTAGCAGGTTACCCTTATCATTATTGGTTTCCAGCTACCAAAAAAGGGTACAGTGGAGTGGCCATTTTATCTAAAATAAAACCCAATAACATTGTTTTCGGTACCGGAATCGAGCATATGGATTTTGAAGGACGTAACATCCGTGTGGACTTTGATGATGTCTCGGTGATGAGTTTGTACCTTCCGTCTGGAACTAATGCAGAGCGATTGGACCACAAGTTCATGTACATGGATGATTTTCAAAACTACATTAATGAAATAAAGAAGGATGTTCCTAATTTAGTGATTTGTGGCGATTATAATATTTGCCATGAGGCCATTGATATTCATGATCCTATACGCAATAAAAATGTATCTGGATTTTTGCCTGCTGAACGAACGTGGTTAGACAATTTCTTGAAAAGCGGCTTCATCGATAGTTTTCGTTTTTTAAATAAAGAACCGGATAATTATACCTGGTGGACCATGCGTTTTCCAACAGCTAGATTGAATAACAAAGGATGGCGTATTGATTATTGTTTGGTTAGCGAACCATTAAAAAATAGAATCAAACGCGCTTTGATTTTACCAGAAGCCAAACATTCGGATCATTGTCCGATTATGGTAGAAATTGAGTAG
- a CDS encoding GNAT family N-acyltransferase yields MGLVTAKEVAKAINADKYGFLGTFSGWLLMKVLKISELNNVYDRNKHLSEVAFLNGVLDDLQIKFEIPEEDLKRIPKEGPYITISNHPLGGIDGVLLLKLMLEREPNFKIIANFLLHRIEPLKKYIMPVNPFENHKDAKSSVVGIKETLRHLSDGKPLGIFPAGEVSSYKDGKLMVDKPWEEGAIKVIRKGQVPVVPIYFHAKNSGLFYILSKISGTLRTAKLPSEVFSQKRRIIKVRIGKPISVAEQNEYETLEDFSEFLRKKTYMLANPFEKKNKFLKTVSLNPTKKNQKEIVTPASTEKMITEVDALRASDARLLQSKNYEVFFTKADKIPNVLHELGRLREITFREVGEGTNESIDLDQYDQYYHHLFLWDDDAKKVAGAYRMGLGREIYPKYGMNGFYLNSLFRFEPELHDMMSKSIEMGRAFIIKEYQQRPMPLFLLWRGIIHTTLHYPEHKFLLGGVSISNQFSDFSKSLMIEFMKSHYYDPYIAQYIHPKKEYKVKLKDADKDFVFNETEADLNKFDKVIDELEPGSLRLPVLIKKYIKQNARLVAFNVDPLFNDAIDGLIYLRISDIPESTMKPVMEEYQAELERKSNEKEE; encoded by the coding sequence ATGGGTTTAGTAACTGCTAAAGAAGTTGCGAAAGCAATCAACGCCGATAAATACGGATTCTTGGGGACTTTTTCAGGCTGGTTGCTGATGAAAGTGCTTAAGATATCTGAGTTAAATAACGTTTATGACAGAAACAAACACCTAAGCGAAGTCGCTTTTTTGAATGGTGTATTGGACGACTTGCAAATCAAATTTGAAATACCTGAAGAGGATTTAAAACGTATCCCAAAAGAAGGACCTTATATTACTATTTCTAATCATCCTCTAGGGGGGATTGACGGCGTTTTATTGTTGAAATTAATGCTTGAAAGAGAACCTAATTTTAAGATTATAGCTAACTTCTTGTTGCACCGAATCGAGCCCTTAAAAAAATACATCATGCCTGTGAATCCTTTTGAAAACCATAAGGATGCTAAATCAAGCGTGGTGGGAATTAAAGAAACATTACGCCATTTAAGTGATGGAAAACCTCTAGGAATTTTCCCTGCGGGAGAAGTTTCGAGCTATAAAGATGGTAAATTAATGGTAGACAAACCTTGGGAGGAAGGCGCTATTAAAGTCATTCGTAAAGGTCAAGTCCCTGTTGTTCCCATTTATTTTCACGCCAAAAATAGCGGCTTATTTTACATCCTTTCAAAAATCAGTGGCACTTTGCGAACTGCCAAATTACCTTCGGAAGTATTCAGTCAAAAACGCCGTATTATTAAAGTGCGTATTGGTAAACCCATTTCGGTTGCTGAACAAAACGAATATGAAACATTGGAAGATTTCTCTGAATTTTTGAGAAAGAAAACTTATATGTTGGCTAATCCATTCGAGAAAAAAAATAAATTCTTAAAAACAGTTAGTCTTAACCCTACAAAGAAAAATCAAAAAGAAATTGTAACCCCTGCCAGTACAGAAAAAATGATTACCGAAGTGGATGCTTTAAGAGCTTCTGACGCTCGGTTGTTACAAAGTAAAAACTACGAAGTGTTTTTTACAAAGGCCGATAAAATTCCAAATGTGTTACATGAATTAGGTCGTTTGAGAGAAATAACTTTTAGAGAAGTAGGCGAAGGGACCAATGAATCCATCGATTTAGACCAATACGATCAATACTACCACCATCTTTTTTTATGGGATGACGACGCCAAAAAAGTAGCTGGTGCTTACCGAATGGGACTAGGAAGGGAAATTTATCCGAAATACGGAATGAATGGTTTTTACCTCAATAGTCTGTTCCGTTTTGAGCCTGAATTACATGATATGATGAGCAAATCCATCGAAATGGGAAGAGCTTTCATTATTAAAGAATACCAACAAAGACCAATGCCGTTGTTCTTGTTGTGGCGTGGAATCATTCATACTACTTTACATTATCCAGAACATAAATTCCTATTAGGAGGAGTAAGTATCAGCAACCAATTCTCTGATTTTTCCAAATCATTGATGATTGAATTCATGAAATCGCATTATTACGACCCGTATATTGCGCAGTACATTCACCCTAAAAAAGAGTACAAGGTAAAATTAAAAGACGCCGACAAAGATTTTGTTTTCAATGAAACAGAAGCCGATTTGAATAAATTCGATAAAGTAATTGACGAGTTAGAACCTGGAAGTTTACGTTTGCCTGTTTTGATTAAAAAATACATCAAACAAAATGCGCGTTTGGTAGCCTTTAATGTCGATCCATTGTTTAATGATGCTATTGACGGATTGATTTACCTAAGAATCTCGGATATTCCTGAAAGCACTATGAAACCTGTCATGGAAGAATACCAAGCCGAATTAGAACGAAAATCCAACGAGAAAGAAGAGTAA
- a CDS encoding TM2 domain-containing protein, translated as METVKNEAWNTPTPQFQNNKKVACGIFAILLGPLGVHKFYLGYTGTGILWLILSICSCGTLTGLFGLIEGIIYLTKSDDEFYQTYQVGQKHWF; from the coding sequence ATGGAAACTGTAAAAAACGAAGCTTGGAATACTCCAACACCTCAATTTCAAAACAATAAAAAAGTAGCTTGTGGTATTTTTGCCATTTTATTAGGTCCGCTAGGAGTGCACAAATTCTACTTAGGATACACAGGAACTGGAATACTTTGGCTTATTTTAAGTATTTGCTCTTGCGGGACATTGACTGGTTTATTTGGTTTAATCGAAGGAATTATTTACCTGACTAAATCAGACGATGAGTTTTATCAAACCTATCAAGTTGGGCAAAAGCACTGGTTTTAG
- a CDS encoding 2-hydroxyacid dehydrogenase, which produces MAVHILHIDSNHPLLWDQLEQAGFVNHEDFTSSKADIEAKINDYQGIVIRSRFKIDQTFLDKATNLQFIARVGAGLESIDCEYAQSKNIALIAAPEGNRNAVAEHSLGMILSLFNNLNQADAEIRAGHWNRESNRGHELDGKTVGIIGYGNMGKAFAKKLRGFDVDVLCYDIQENVGDANARQVHFAEFQEKVDVLSLHLPWTPETDKMVDKAFINGFAKPLWIINTSRGKNIVTADLVAALQSGKVLGAGLDVLEYEKLSFETLFQDATTPEAFQYLLNAKNVILTPHIAGWTFESHERLAQVIVDKIKALYS; this is translated from the coding sequence ATGGCAGTACACATTCTTCATATCGACAGTAATCATCCTTTGCTTTGGGACCAGTTGGAACAAGCGGGTTTCGTGAATCATGAAGATTTTACGTCTTCCAAAGCGGATATTGAAGCTAAAATAAATGATTATCAGGGGATTGTTATTCGTAGCCGATTTAAAATTGACCAAACGTTTTTAGATAAAGCCACTAATTTGCAATTCATAGCACGAGTGGGTGCTGGATTGGAAAGTATTGATTGTGAGTACGCCCAATCCAAAAATATTGCATTGATTGCTGCTCCCGAAGGGAATCGTAATGCAGTTGCCGAACACAGTTTGGGTATGATTTTGTCATTGTTTAATAATCTCAATCAAGCCGATGCGGAAATTCGTGCGGGACACTGGAACCGAGAAAGCAATCGCGGACACGAATTAGACGGTAAAACGGTTGGAATTATTGGTTACGGAAATATGGGCAAGGCTTTCGCCAAAAAACTACGTGGGTTTGATGTGGACGTTTTGTGTTATGATATTCAAGAAAATGTAGGCGATGCCAATGCCAGACAAGTCCATTTTGCAGAATTTCAAGAGAAAGTAGACGTTTTAAGTTTGCACCTTCCTTGGACTCCCGAAACGGATAAAATGGTGGACAAAGCATTCATAAATGGATTTGCAAAACCACTTTGGATCATCAATACTTCGCGCGGAAAAAATATTGTTACAGCTGATTTAGTTGCTGCCTTACAATCAGGGAAAGTGTTAGGAGCCGGTTTGGATGTTTTGGAATACGAGAAATTATCCTTTGAAACCTTGTTCCAAGACGCAACGACACCCGAAGCTTTTCAGTACTTGCTCAACGCCAAAAATGTTATTTTGACTCCTCACATCGCAGGTTGGACCTTTGAAAGTCACGAACGATTAGCGCAAGTGATTGTCGATAAAATAAAAGCCCTTTATTCATAA